A window from bacterium encodes these proteins:
- a CDS encoding geranylgeranyl reductase family protein, giving the protein MKTSTYDCVVVGAGPAGGNAAYEVAREGWKTLLVERDHSPGWFNACGGGIGYFLQELYGFPNDIAGRSINKIEIVLHNKRKLYESDKPLFSSIQRPKFDKWFAERAVKAGATLKVNTKALDYDPYTKTLSCLDRESGEKVNYSGKIFIFADGPRTIAWRACRVGLPPTAPMHFGVAMELTLPDAPHDKYEFIFDEIKLPYGYFWVFPRENALNVGVGGPARQLQGNIGRLLNQWINTRDDLRELKSERTTSGLIPAYLTDKLHGEGVLAIGDAGGFVNPITGGGIFLGLKSAEVAAHTAVEALQRNRFDSHFLARYSRRIKYGKMYAPVKTLDYIVQYSQRHLKRTGKPLLSEFFYLYCEAFFRLLKVVKDL; this is encoded by the coding sequence ATGAAGACATCGACCTATGACTGCGTTGTCGTCGGCGCGGGCCCGGCCGGCGGAAACGCCGCTTACGAAGTCGCGCGCGAGGGATGGAAGACGCTGCTTGTCGAGCGCGACCACTCGCCCGGCTGGTTCAACGCCTGCGGCGGCGGCATCGGATATTTTCTGCAGGAGCTTTACGGCTTTCCGAACGATATCGCGGGCCGGTCGATCAACAAGATCGAGATCGTCCTGCACAACAAGCGCAAGCTCTACGAGTCCGACAAGCCGCTTTTCAGCTCGATCCAGCGGCCCAAGTTCGACAAGTGGTTCGCCGAGCGCGCGGTGAAAGCCGGCGCGACGCTGAAGGTCAACACCAAGGCGCTCGACTACGACCCCTACACGAAAACGCTCTCCTGTCTGGACCGCGAATCCGGCGAGAAGGTCAACTACAGCGGCAAGATCTTCATCTTCGCCGACGGCCCCCGTACGATCGCGTGGCGCGCGTGCCGCGTCGGCCTGCCGCCGACAGCGCCGATGCACTTCGGCGTCGCGATGGAGCTGACGCTGCCGGACGCGCCGCACGACAAATACGAATTCATCTTCGACGAGATCAAGCTGCCTTACGGCTACTTCTGGGTGTTTCCGCGCGAAAACGCGCTGAACGTCGGCGTCGGCGGACCCGCGCGGCAGCTTCAGGGCAACATCGGCCGTCTGCTGAATCAGTGGATCAACACGCGCGACGACCTGCGGGAACTCAAGTCCGAGCGCACGACAAGCGGACTCATCCCCGCCTACCTCACCGACAAGCTGCACGGCGAGGGCGTCCTTGCGATCGGGGATGCGGGCGGGTTCGTCAATCCGATCACCGGCGGCGGCATCTTCCTGGGTCTCAAGAGCGCCGAGGTCGCCGCGCACACCGCCGTCGAGGCGCTGCAACGCAATCGCTTCGATTCGCACTTCCTCGCGCGCTACTCGCGGCGCATCAAATACGGAAAGATGTACGCGCCGGTCAAGACGCTCGACTACATCGTGCAATACAGCCAGCGGCACCTGAAACGCACCGGAAAACCGCTGCTTTCGGAATTCTTCTATCTGTATTGCGAGGCTTTTTTCCGCCTGCTCAAGGTCGTCAAGGACCTGTAG